CGGCAGGCGCAAGCCCGCCGACAGCGCCCTCGGCGACCACCGGCGCGAGCTCGAGCGTGACGAGTTCCGGCGCCAGCCTGAGCGGCACCGTCGACGCCAACGGCGCGGCCACGACCTGCAGCTTCGCGTACGGCACGACCAGCAGCTACGGCAGCTCCTCGCCCGACCAGAGCATCGCCGCGGGAGCGAGCTCGACACCGCTCGGCGCCACGCTCTCGGGCTTGACCGCGTCCACCCCCTACCACTACCGGTTGAGCTGTCGCAACTCGGCAGGCACCAGCGACGGTGCGGATGCGACCTTCACCACCGCGGCAGCATCGGGCCCGACGACGGTCACGATCTTGCCCTCCGCGGACGGCTTTGTCGAGTCCGATCTGCCCAGTACGAACTTCGGTTCCTCGGCGGTACTGAAGAACAACACGACGCCCGATACGCGCGCCTACCTCAAGTTCAACCTCACGGGCATCACGGGAACCGTGACCAAGGCGACATTCCGCGCGTACGCCCAGACCTCGAGCGGCTCGGGTTACGAGTTGCACAGTGTCTCCGATAACAGCTGGGTCGAACCCGGGCTCACCTATAGCAACAGGCCCGCAGTTGGCGGGACGATCGGCTCGGCCGTGAACTTCACGGCCAACACCTGGACGAGCGTGGACGCATCGGCGTACGTGAAGGCCACCGGCACCTACAGCTTTGAGATGAACGGGACCTCGGCGAATCTCAAGCAGTACTCCAGCAGGGAGGGTGCCAACCCGGCGCAGCTCGTGATCCAGTACACGCCGGCAGCGGCACCGGCAGCGCTCAGCGCGGTGGCAGGAGATGGTCAGACGACGACCGTCGGGACTGCCTTCGCGACGCAACTGGCGGTCAAGGCGGTCGATTCCTCGTCCCAGCCGGTCGCGGGCGCCAGCGTCATCTTCAGCGCGCCGGCGAGCGGCGCAAGTGCGGCCTTCTCCGGTGGCCTCAGAACCACCTCGGTTACGACGGGCGCAAACGGCATAGCGACGGCGCCCCAACTGGTGGCCAATGCCACGGCCGGCGCCTATCAGGTGAACGCGTCGACCGGCGGCGTCTCGCGGCCGGTGACGTTCAGCCTCACGAACACTCCGGCTGCTCCGTCGGCGACACCGACGGCGGTGGACATCGCCGACTCATACGTCCGCTCCGACGTTCCGGCCGCCAACTACGGCTCCGCAGCTGTCCTGATCGGCCGTACGAGCCCCGAGATCGACAGCTACGTCAAGTTCAACGTGTCCGGACTCAGCGCCGCGCCCCTCAAGGCCGTGCTGCGGCTCTGGGCCGAGACCACGGGCACGACCCCCTCCAACGTGTACAAGGTGGCTGACAGCAGCTGGGCCGAGAGCGGTCTCACATTCACCAACAGACCTGCCTTTGGCGCCCTCGCGGCAACGTCCGGTCCGACGACCGCCGGTACGTGGATGGACCTCGACGTCACGGGCACTGTCGGTGGCAACGGATTGATCACGCTGGGCTTAGCCACGGGAAGCACCGCCGGCAAGAACTTCGGGTCGCGCGAAGACGCGGCGCACGCACCTCAACTGCTTCTGACCGCCGAACCGCCGCAGAGCGGCGATCCCGTAATCGTGGCGGCCGGCGACATCGCCTGCAGCCCCGCGGATGCGAGCTACAACGGTGGCGCCGGGACCGCGACGGCATGCCACGAGAAGGCCACGTCCGATCTCGTGCTCTCGCTCAACCCGCTCGCGGTCATCACCCTCGGCGACGAGCAATACAACAGTGGCAAGCTGACCGACTTTCTGACCTCGTACGATCCGACGTGGGGACGTTTCAAGAGCATGACGCATCCGGCGATCGGCAATCACGAATTCGGCGACACGGGCGCGAGCGGCTTTTTCAACTACTTCGGCGATAACGCCACTCCACTGCAGCCAGGTTGCAGGTCGAACTGCAAGGCCTGGTACAGCTACACAGTAGGGAACTGGCGCATCATCACGCTCAACACCGAATGCACCACGAATAGCAATAACTGCGTGGCGGGAAGTGAGCAGGATCTGTGGCTTCAGAGTGAACTGGCGAGCGCAAACGCCGCCGGCCAGTGCAAGCTCGTGGCATCCCATCACCCCAAGTGGTCGTCGTCGAGCTTCGCGGCGACCGACATCGACCAGCTGGTCCGGGATATGTATGCCGGTCACACCGACATCTACGTGACTGGCCACATGCACGGGTATGAGCGCTTCGCCCCGCAGAACCCGGCCGGCCAACTCGACGCAGCCAATGGCATCACCGAGATCATCTCTGGTGCCGGCGGCGCATTCTTCACCGGGTTCCTCGCGATCCAGCCGAACAGCGTCGCGCACAACAACAACACCTACGGCGTGCTGAAACTCGTACTCCACCCGCACAGTGCGGATTACCACTTCGTGCGGGACCCCACGAGCGGCCTGTTCTCCGATTCGGGCACGGTCGGCTGCCACTGAGGTGCTTGATAGGTGGCGACCCGGCGGGATCGCTCGACCCAGGCGCACGATTCGGCCAATCTCAGTTAAGAACCCGTGTTCGCGGTCGCGAGTCGAGCGACGCGGCTCTGCGTATCCGCAGCGAGAATCAAGGCATCGAACTTCATGACCGTGTTCGCGTCGGAGTCGCCGCGAAGAAGATGTCCATACCGTCGAAGCTCTGGCCCCGACGCTCAAGGCTGATGGGGCATGGCTCGGCACGCATGAGCCTCGACATGTATGGACAACTTGTTTGACGGGGCGGTGGCCGAATCTGCGCGTATTTTCCGGCGGAACGCACGCTCCCGTCGTGGCTGCTCGGGCGCTTACTGTCTGACAGGGGCGGGTGCCTTGCGGCGAGCGGGCGCCTTCTTCCCCCCCGTGGATCGCCTACCGTTGGCGACGACGCCGGTTGGCTTGGTCGGCAGCCCTGCCGCCTCGCGCAGGCGAGCGGCCACCTCAGCGATCATCTCGGGCTGGGGCCCTGGTGCGAAAACCGCCGGCTGCGGGGGGAGGTCGTGGGCAGGTGCGCCTTGCGGGTGGAGCTCCTCGGCGATCACGAGATCTTCACCTGTTTCGGGGTGTGGGCCGTTGAACACGGCCTCGATCTCCTTGAAGTCTTCTGGCGAGAAGCGGTAGAGGCAGCGGTGGAGGCCGCGCTTGATGTGGGGGCGGCATTCGGGGATCTTGTCTGTTGGGATGGCGGGCGATGGGAAGAGCTTCATCAGATTGGCGCCGGTGAGGTTCTCCAGGGCGCGGGCGTAGGCGATCTGGTGCACCCCGCCGCGGACGAGGAGGAAGCCCGTAAGC
This genomic window from Gaiellales bacterium contains:
- a CDS encoding DNRLRE domain-containing protein: MTASTPYHYRLSCRNSAGTSDGADATFTTAAASGPTTVTILPSADGFVESDLPSTNFGSSAVLKNNTTPDTRAYLKFNLTGITGTVTKATFRAYAQTSSGSGYELHSVSDNSWVEPGLTYSNRPAVGGTIGSAVNFTANTWTSVDASAYVKATGTYSFEMNGTSANLKQYSSREGANPAQLVIQYTPAAAPAALSAVAGDGQTTTVGTAFATQLAVKAVDSSSQPVAGASVIFSAPASGASAAFSGGLRTTSVTTGANGIATAPQLVANATAGAYQVNASTGGVSRPVTFSLTNTPAAPSATPTAVDIADSYVRSDVPAANYGSAAVLIGRTSPEIDSYVKFNVSGLSAAPLKAVLRLWAETTGTTPSNVYKVADSSWAESGLTFTNRPAFGALAATSGPTTAGTWMDLDVTGTVGGNGLITLGLATGSTAGKNFGSREDAAHAPQLLLTAEPPQSGDPVIVAAGDIACSPADASYNGGAGTATACHEKATSDLVLSLNPLAVITLGDEQYNSGKLTDFLTSYDPTWGRFKSMTHPAIGNHEFGDTGASGFFNYFGDNATPLQPGCRSNCKAWYSYTVGNWRIITLNTECTTNSNNCVAGSEQDLWLQSELASANAAGQCKLVASHHPKWSSSSFAATDIDQLVRDMYAGHTDIYVTGHMHGYERFAPQNPAGQLDAANGITEIISGAGGAFFTGFLAIQPNSVAHNNNTYGVLKLVLHPHSADYHFVRDPTSGLFSDSGTVGCH